Sequence from the Pedobacter sp. D749 genome:
TCTTTTTTAATTTTTCAATTTTTTTTAAAGGATTACAATTGTCATATCAATCTGTTTAGTGTAGTTATTCATTTTGTTCAATACTCAATTAAGCTTATTTTTGTCGTTTTAATAATACGAATTGTTTGTTTTATGAAAAATATTTACACCCTTATTTTTTTAGTTAATTCCTTATAAATTGAAACATAATTTTTACATCCCGTTCTTACTTTTTTTAATTATTTCGTTAAAAACTTTTGCATCAGATCCAGGTCGCAACTATGGTTGTGTAATTCAAGGCTCACCAGCCAGATTGTATTTCTCTTATAGCAAAGATGGTAATCCATATAATTGGGGGCCAAATAATAATACCAGTAATGGTTTATATCACATTTATAATAACAATTCTAGTAATTATGAAATATACAATGATACCGAGGCTAATGGATATCATTGTGGCGTTATTAATAGTAAATTTGGTGAATATAATCAGGTTGGAGAAGTTTGTTATGTTTCCAGTGGTGGAAGTTATCTACAAGGTGACTTAGCAACTTATAGTGTGAACAATTCTACATATTGTGGCACCAATTCATTGCCTATCGATAATTATGCTGTTATCCTATTGGCATTGATGGGGGGTGGGGGTTTCTTTTACATCAGGAAGTATGGAGTTGGTTTTTTTGATCTTACTTCTGAAGTAAAGTAATACGTTAAAGCATTATTGGGTAGCTGCAATATTAAATTATCTTAGAAATTAAAATATTTCTCTTGTATTAAAGCAAAGTGCTTTAATACATCTCCTTAGCGATAATAGCCTTCAGGTTATTGAACAAAACGAACGGCGTTTTTAGTTTAGAACCATAGTAAATTCGTGCATCACCATTAAAATGATGCATGAGAGGCTTTTGTTTTTTAGTAATACTTATCGTAATTTCTTTTGATATGTATGCCCAGGGTTCCGCAACAGGTTGCTTAGTGCCTTATTATAACAGGGTTTATACTTCTAATTCGCTTGAAGTGTTAGGCTCTTCTCAATTATATAATAATTCTCCTTCAACACCTTTATCTGCTAACTATTGTAGTTGGACCCCAAGCAGTACAGGATCTTCTTGTGTTATTTGCGACGGAACGTTAGGCGTGGATGCATTAGGTATCAAGATATGTTTGTTAGGTTCATTCAGGTATGGTTCACAAGGTACATTTACCATGGTGCAATGCGATCTGGACAGCCATTTCTGGATTGTAGGCGCAATGGGAGGCCTATTTGGCCTTGTATTCATCAAAAGAAGAAATAGACTATAATCTTTACTCTGGGTAGATAGGAAACCATTCGGCAGATGTAGAGCTATTCTTTATCTTTACACAGTTTTTACTTTTAAGAAAGCCGAAGAATCCTGATTTGGTCACAATGAAAATATCGCTCATCACAGTTGTTTATAATGGAGAAACCTTTTTGCAGGAGTGTTTTAATTCAGTGATGGCACAAACCTATCCTGATATAGAATATATAGTGATTGATGGCGGATCGACAGACAATACACTGGATATTATTCAGGAAAACCATTCTGCCATTGATTATTTTATTTCAGAAAAAGATAATGGCTTATATGATGCAATCAATAAAGGGATTCAGCGCGCAACCGGAGAGGTAATTGGGATTTTAAATGCCGATGACCTGTTTGCTGGTACTGATGTACTGGCATCAGTAGCCAAAACCTTTACCAGCCTGCCGGAAATAGATGGACTTTATGGTGACCTTAATTACATCCATCCTGTAACGCATAAAGTGATCAGGACCTGGAAATCATACCAAAACACATTTGAAGATATTAAAAAAGGATGGATGCCCGCACACCCCACGCTATATTTGAAAAGGGCATTGTTTGAAAAAAATGGATATTATGCTTTGAATTTAGGCACTGCTGCCGATTACGAATTAATATTACGTTACTTTTATACTCATAAAATTGAGGCAGCTTATTTGCCTGTTTTAATGGTTAATATGCGCACAGGCGGCGTAAGCAATCAATCTTTAATGAGCAGGGTCTCTGCCTTTGCGAATGATTATAAAGCCCTGAAAAGAAATCGTGTACCATATCCGCTTTTTGTAGTAATCAGGAAAAAACTAAGTAAACTCAATCAATTTTAATCTTTTATATAGCAGGACTGTAAACGTTGAATAGTTATTCTAAAGCTTAATTTATTTCATAAAAATCAATATAAATGAAAAGAGAACTTAATAGTAATAAAATTTCTGCTGATTATCGTCCTTTCTTGGAGTTATCGGGTGATCTGGTGTCTGGTCAGCAAATAACGTGATATAATCCTACATCTCATTTGATTTATATCATATTAAACAATTGTAAAAGCCAGTTTTTTAAGCGTACATTGCTTATATTTGTATTACCAAGTTATCCCGCTTTGTTTGAAGATATACTGAATAGCAACACAAATTATTTCTACATAGCCATATTTATTCTGGCCTTTTCCATCGTAATCATCAGTATTCCGAGTGTGATTTATACCTCTTTAAAGTATGGCCTTTTTGATAAGAACGACCTTCATCGTAAAAACCATAAACGTAATATTTCACGTTTAGGTGGCTTGGCTATTATAGGTAGTTTTACAGTGAGTATCCTGCTTTTTTCTGCCATTATTAATTTTAAAGAGGCCAATTTTTTAATTGCATCGTGTATTGTGTTATCGGCACTTGGCTTAAAAGACGATGTTCATGGCACCAATACCAGTACAAAATTTATATTGCAGATTGTGGTCGCCTTTATCCTTGTGTTTTTTGGAGCTTTCCGTCTAACAAGTTTGTACGGTGTGCTGGGCATAGGCGATATGGCACCTCTTTGGGGAAGCCTTTTTTCCATCGCGCTCATTATCTTCCTGAACAATGCATTCAACTTAATAGATGGCATAGATGGATTGGCAGGTGGAATAGGCATTTTAACAAGCCTGGTTTTTGGTGTTTTGTTTTCTTCAATGGGGCAGGTGTCTTATGCATTTATCGCCTTTGCATTGGCAGGTGCAATCGCAGGCTTTTTAAAGTACAACTGGTTTCCTGCAAAAATATTTATGGGCGATACAGGGGCTTTAATCATTGGACTCATTTCTGCAGCATTGGCCATTAAGTTTATCGAACTAAATAAGTTTACAGGCGATAATAAACCGGCTTTTTATTCAGCCCCGGCAATAGCTGTTGCCATCCTGATTGTGCCTATATTTGATTCTTTAAGGGTATTTACGGTACGGATATTAAAAGGTCATTCTCCCTTTAAGGGCGACCGTAACCATATCCACCACCGTTTGGAAAATATGGGGATAAGAACAAACTGGATTGTAATTTCTGCACTTGGCCTTAACATATTTGTACTTGCTGCTACCCTTGTATTGCAGAACCTGGGAAATTTTGTTTTAATCCTGATCATTATTGGTATCTGTATTGTATTTAATAGTATGCTAACATTAAGTCTGTTCCTTAAGAAGAATAAATAAATGCTATTTTAGCCATTTTGAATTCTTAATTTTTGCCTCTCAATAGGTAATCTAAACTGGTATACTGCATTTTTATCATCTTATGTGATCAGGTCTTTGCTTTGATAAATAAATACTAATTTTGCGCTCTAATTTTAATATCATGAGGCTGGCAATAAATGGTTTTGGTAGAATAGGAAGAACATTTTTACGCCTGGCACTGGCTGAAGGCTATGAAG
This genomic interval carries:
- a CDS encoding glycosyltransferase family 2 protein — translated: MKISLITVVYNGETFLQECFNSVMAQTYPDIEYIVIDGGSTDNTLDIIQENHSAIDYFISEKDNGLYDAINKGIQRATGEVIGILNADDLFAGTDVLASVAKTFTSLPEIDGLYGDLNYIHPVTHKVIRTWKSYQNTFEDIKKGWMPAHPTLYLKRALFEKNGYYALNLGTAADYELILRYFYTHKIEAAYLPVLMVNMRTGGVSNQSLMSRVSAFANDYKALKRNRVPYPLFVVIRKKLSKLNQF
- a CDS encoding MraY family glycosyltransferase; the encoded protein is MFEDILNSNTNYFYIAIFILAFSIVIISIPSVIYTSLKYGLFDKNDLHRKNHKRNISRLGGLAIIGSFTVSILLFSAIINFKEANFLIASCIVLSALGLKDDVHGTNTSTKFILQIVVAFILVFFGAFRLTSLYGVLGIGDMAPLWGSLFSIALIIFLNNAFNLIDGIDGLAGGIGILTSLVFGVLFSSMGQVSYAFIAFALAGAIAGFLKYNWFPAKIFMGDTGALIIGLISAALAIKFIELNKFTGDNKPAFYSAPAIAVAILIVPIFDSLRVFTVRILKGHSPFKGDRNHIHHRLENMGIRTNWIVISALGLNIFVLAATLVLQNLGNFVLILIIIGICIVFNSMLTLSLFLKKNK